In Calonectris borealis chromosome 29, bCalBor7.hap1.2, whole genome shotgun sequence, one genomic interval encodes:
- the LOC142094145 gene encoding feather keratin 4-like — translation MSCYDLCPPKTSVAVPQPIAESCNELCARQCPDSSAFIQPPPVVVTFPGPILSSFPQQAVVGSSGAPAFGGSLGLGGLYGAGATLGSGGLCTFGRPYGYGISAFSMLSSKYCSPYSSRQYSRFLCSSCRPC, via the exons ATGTCTTGCTACGACCTGTGCCCACCAAAAACCAGCGTCGccgtcccccagcccatcgctgagAGCTGCAACGAGCTGTGCGCCCGCCAGTGCCCCGACTCATCGGCCTTCATCCAGCCGCCCCCCGTCGTCGTCACcttccccggccccatcctcagctccttcccccagcaggccgtggtgggctcctccggagcacccgcctttgggggctccctggggctggggggcctctacggtgccggggccacgctgggctcggggggcctctgcacctttggcagacccta TGGCTATGGGATTTCAGCCTTCTCCATGCTCAGCAGCAAGTACTGCAGCCCATACTCCTCACGCCAGTACAGCCGgttcctctgcagcagctgcaggccCTGCTAA
- the LOC142094116 gene encoding feather keratin 3-like: MSCYDLCPPKTSVAVPQPIAESCNELCARQCPDSSAFIQPPPVVVTFPGPILSSFPQQAVVGSSGAPAFGGSLGLGGLYGTGATLGSGGLCTFGRPYASPACSPCALPRYSKKLWDTCGPC, translated from the coding sequence ATGTCTTGCTACGACCTGTGCCCACCAAAAACCAGCGTTGccgtcccccagcccatcgctgagAGCTGCAACGAGCTGTGCGCCCGCCAGTGCCCCGACTCGTCGGCCTTCATCCAGCCGCCCCCCGTCGTCGTCACcttccccggccccatcctcagctccttcccccagcaggccgtggtgggctcctccggagcacccgcctttgggggctccctggggctggggggcctctacggcaccggggccacgctgggctcggggggcctctgcacctttggcagaccctacgcttctcccgcctgcagcccttgcgccttgccccgctacagcaagaagctgtgggaCACCTGTGGGCCCTGCTAG
- the LOC142094221 gene encoding feather keratin 3-like, giving the protein MSCYDLCPPKTSVAVPQPIAESCNDLCARQCPDSSAFIQPPPVVVTFPGPILSSFPQQAVVGSSGAPAFGGSLGLGGLYGAGATLGSGGLCTFGRPYASPACSPCALPRYSKKLWDTCGPC; this is encoded by the coding sequence ATGTCTTGCTACGACCTGTGCCCACCAAAAACCAGCGTTGccgtcccccagcccatcgctgagAGCTGCAATGATCTGTGCGCCCGCCAGTGCCCCGACTCGTCGGCCTTCATCCAGCCGCCCCCCGTCGTCGTCACcttccccggccccatcctcagctccttcccccagcaggccgtggtgggctcctccggagcacccgcctttgggggctccctggggctggggggcctctacggcgccggggccacgctgggctcggggggcctctgcacctttggcagaccctacgcttctcccgcctgcagcccttgcgccttgccccgctacagcaagaagctgtgggaCACCTGTGGGCCCTGCTAG
- the LOC142094210 gene encoding feather keratin 3-like, whose translation MSCYDLCPPKTSVAVPQPIAESCNELCARQCPDSSAFIQPPPVVITFPGPILSSFPQQAVVGSSGAPAFGGSLGLGGLYGAGATLGSGGLCTFGRPYASPACSPCALPRYSKKLWDTCGPC comes from the coding sequence ATGTCTTGCTACGACCTGTGCCCACCAAAAACCAGCGTCGccgtcccccagcccatcgctgagAGCTGCAACGAGCTGTGCGCCCGCCAGTGCCCCGACTCGTCGGCCTTCATCCAGCCGCCCCCCGTCGTCATCACCTTCcctggccccatcctcagctccttcccccagcaggccgtggtgggctcctccggagcacccgcctttgggggctccctggggctggggggcctctacggtgccggggccacgctgggctcggggggcctctgcacctttggcagaccctacgcttctcccgcctgcagcccttgcgccttgccccgctacagcaagaagctgtgggaCACCTGTGGGCCCTGCTAG
- the LOC142094142 gene encoding feather keratin 3-like: MSCYDLCPPKTSVAVPQPIAESCNELCARQCPDSSAFIQPPPVVVTFPGPILSSFPQQAVVGSSGAPAFGGSLGLGGLYGAGATLGSGGLCTFGRPYASPACSPCALPRYSKKLWDTCGPC, from the coding sequence ATGTCTTGCTACGACCTGTGCCCACCAAAAACCAGCGTCGccgtcccccagcccatcgctgagAGCTGCAACGAGCTGTGCGCCCGCCAGTGCCCCGACTCGTCGGCCTTCATCCAGCCGCCCCCCGTCGTCGTCACcttccccggccccatcctcagctccttcccccagcaggccgtggtgggctcctccggagcacccgcctttgggggctccctggggctggggggcctctacggcgccggggccacgctgggctcggggggcctctgcacctttggcagaccctacgcttctcccgcctgcagcccttgcgccttgccccgctacagcaagaagctgtgggaCACCTGTGGGCCCTGCTAG
- the LOC142094094 gene encoding feather keratin 3-like: MSCYDLCPPKTSVAVPQPIAESCNELCARQCPDSSAFIQPPPVVVTFPGPILSSFPQQAVVGSSGAPAFGGSLGLGGLYGAGATLGSGGLCTFGRPYASPACSPCALPRYSKKLWDTCGPC, encoded by the coding sequence ATGTCTTGCTACGACCTGTGCCCTCCAAAAACCAGCGTTGccgtcccccagcccatcgctgagAGCTGCAACGAGCTGTGTGCCCGCCAGTGCCCCGACTCGTCGGCCTTCATCCAGCCGCCCCCCGTCGTCGTCACcttccccggccccatcctcagctccttcccccagcaggccgtggtgggctcctccggagcacccgcctttgggggctccctggggctggggggcctctacggcgccggggccacgctgggctcggggggcctctgcacctttggcagaccctacgcttctcccgcctgcagcccttgcgccttgccccgctacagcaagaagctgtgggaCACCTGTGGGCCCTGCTAG
- the LOC142094112 gene encoding feather keratin 3-like, producing the protein MSCYDLCPPKTSVAVPQPIAESCNELCARQCPDSSAFIQPPPVVVTFPGPILSSFPQQAVVGSSGAPAFGGSLGLGGLYGAGATLGSGGLCTFGRPYASPACSPCALPRYSKKLWDTCGPC; encoded by the coding sequence ATGTCTTGCTACGACCTGTGCCCTCCAAAAACCAGCGTCGccgtcccccagcccatcgctgagAGCTGCAACGAGCTGTGCGCCCGCCAGTGCCCCGACTCGTCGGCCTTCATCCAGCCGCCCCCCGTCGTCGTCACcttccccggccccatcctcagctccttcccccagcaggccgtggtgggctcctccggagcacccgcctttgggggctccctggggctggggggcctctacggcgccggggccacgctgggctcggggggcctctgcacctttggcagaccctacgcttctcccgcctgcagcccttgcgccttgccccgctacagcaagaagctgtgggaCACCTGTGGGCCCTGCTAG